From the genome of Hathewaya histolytica, one region includes:
- a CDS encoding glutamine synthetase has translation MLNNLIYTITKENHSPKIIKEILSSHSEIKFVSFMGVDLSGNDTDERIPINLFIEDIEKFLYGNAIQTDGSSVVLPGIATLNNAKLDMIADLDCNWFIDYNYENIDPITNLPIGTLKIPCFLFHDNTAVDSRHILKNSINVFKENLLNIFKENPHICKEYKFTFEDIKDINFTVATELEFWVKTPNDKAHIEQLTTSQVLKEQYWTRTKGAVRTSLEQCLLIMESYGFNPEMGHKEVGGVKAQLDQSGTLTHIMEQLEIDWKYSDAIQACDNEIFIRNIVKESFRQNGLDVNFLAKPINDVAGSGEHVHISVSVELRDGKTINLFTSTSNHFLSKIGYGSLMGILKNYEGINPFISSTNDSLKRLKPGFEAPVCIVTSLGHEVNIPSRNRTILIALIRDLKNPYATRFEVRSPNPHTNTYLAVATLYLSMIEGIEYAIKNNKSEDELLKELSKLPEEDASYLLKDRAYRSEQNVFEDFTESEREKYFGKAPRTVYENIKNLDHNDITSFLKRENVFNDKLINSFKLGAQRRWLTEIQNRILNDYSDEIRNFKMIHSIDKALDLDVANWQKINYLRHYLMKDSYTEKSLFTKIKEAIDKSDYDEVSNLQVELEEKMESLRSIYSVYIKNLIDI, from the coding sequence ATGCTAAATAATTTAATTTATACAATTACTAAAGAAAATCATTCTCCCAAAATCATAAAAGAAATCTTAAGTTCGCATAGTGAAATTAAGTTTGTATCTTTTATGGGCGTAGACTTATCTGGTAATGATACTGATGAAAGAATTCCTATAAATCTTTTTATAGAGGATATTGAAAAATTCTTATATGGAAATGCAATTCAAACTGATGGTTCTTCTGTTGTTTTACCTGGTATTGCTACACTTAATAATGCTAAGCTAGATATGATAGCAGACCTAGACTGCAATTGGTTTATAGATTATAACTACGAAAATATTGATCCTATTACTAACCTTCCAATTGGTACTCTAAAAATTCCTTGCTTTTTATTTCACGATAATACTGCTGTTGATTCTAGACATATTCTTAAGAATTCTATAAACGTATTTAAAGAAAATCTGTTAAATATTTTCAAAGAAAATCCACATATTTGTAAAGAATATAAATTTACTTTTGAAGATATAAAAGATATAAATTTCACAGTAGCAACAGAATTAGAGTTTTGGGTTAAAACTCCAAATGATAAAGCTCATATAGAACAACTAACTACTTCTCAAGTACTTAAGGAGCAATATTGGACTCGTACAAAGGGAGCTGTAAGAACATCTTTAGAACAATGTCTTCTAATAATGGAATCCTATGGCTTTAATCCAGAAATGGGACATAAAGAAGTAGGCGGAGTAAAAGCTCAATTAGACCAGTCTGGTACTTTAACTCATATAATGGAACAACTTGAAATTGACTGGAAATATTCAGATGCAATCCAAGCTTGTGATAATGAAATATTTATAAGAAATATCGTAAAAGAAAGTTTTAGACAAAATGGACTAGATGTAAACTTTCTTGCAAAGCCTATTAATGATGTTGCTGGTAGTGGAGAACATGTTCATATAAGTGTATCAGTAGAACTTCGAGATGGAAAAACAATAAATCTCTTTACTTCAACAAGCAATCATTTTCTAAGTAAGATAGGATATGGTTCTTTAATGGGAATATTAAAAAATTATGAGGGAATAAATCCTTTTATTTCATCAACTAATGATTCTTTAAAAAGGCTTAAACCTGGATTTGAAGCCCCTGTATGTATAGTAACCTCTCTTGGGCATGAAGTTAATATTCCATCTAGAAATAGAACAATACTAATAGCTTTAATTAGAGACCTTAAGAATCCTTATGCTACACGATTTGAGGTTAGATCTCCAAACCCACACACTAACACTTACCTAGCTGTTGCAACTCTATATCTATCTATGATTGAAGGTATAGAATATGCTATTAAAAACAATAAAAGTGAAGATGAACTTCTAAAAGAACTATCCAAACTTCCTGAAGAAGATGCAAGCTATCTATTAAAAGATAGGGCTTATAGAAGTGAACAAAATGTTTTTGAAGACTTTACTGAATCTGAAAGAGAAAAATATTTCGGTAAAGCTCCTAGAACTGTATATGAAAATATTAAGAATTTAGATCATAATGATATAACTTCTTTCTTAAAACGTGAGAATGTTTTTAATGATAAGCTTATAAATAGTTTTAAATTAGGTGCGCAAAGAAGATGGCTTACAGAAATTCAAAATAGAATTTTAAATGATTATAGTGATGAAATAAGAAACTTTAAGATGATTCACTCTATAGACAAAGCTCTTGACTTAGATGTTGCTAACTGGCAAAAAATAAATTATTTAAGACATTATTTAATGAAAGATTCTTATACTGAAAAGAGTCTATTTACTAAAATAAAAGAAGCTATCGATAAAAGTGATTATGATGAGGTTTCTAACTTGCAAGTAGAATTAGAAGAAAAAATGGAAAGTTTAAGATCCATATATAGCGTATATATAAAAAATTTGATAGATATTTAA
- a CDS encoding ABC transporter substrate-binding protein, giving the protein MKFFNRFLYLLLCISITLSLASCGNYSNSNKKNTNETKIEEKASTYPKKIKDFSGKEITLEKEPQKVVSLAPSATETVFAIGKGNLLVGRTNYCKYPDEATKITSIGKLEQPNIEKILELQPDLVLASSLTKPEVIKKLENANIKVIGVLDSAMTFDDVYKNISNFGIALNAQTESDELIKNMKNKVNNLSNKLKNSKKPSVYYVISYGKSGDFTATGDTFISELISIASGNNIAKDSKGWNYSKEQLLAKDPDIIIVSKYMNTKKGFMNDPAYKSLKAVKENKVFEIDNNNLDIPGPRLTNGLEDLVRTIHPEIFK; this is encoded by the coding sequence ATGAAATTCTTTAATAGATTTCTTTATTTGTTATTATGTATATCAATTACCCTATCACTCGCATCCTGTGGAAATTATTCTAATAGTAACAAGAAGAATACCAATGAAACAAAGATAGAAGAAAAAGCATCTACTTATCCTAAGAAAATAAAAGATTTTTCTGGGAAAGAAATAACTTTAGAAAAAGAACCACAAAAAGTCGTATCCCTAGCTCCAAGTGCTACGGAGACTGTATTTGCCATAGGAAAGGGGAATCTTTTGGTTGGAAGAACAAATTACTGCAAATATCCAGATGAAGCTACCAAAATAACCTCTATAGGCAAACTTGAACAACCAAACATAGAAAAAATATTAGAATTACAACCTGACCTAGTACTAGCAAGTTCTCTAACTAAGCCGGAAGTAATTAAAAAGCTGGAAAATGCTAATATAAAAGTTATTGGGGTTTTAGACTCTGCTATGACCTTTGATGATGTTTATAAAAATATAAGCAACTTCGGAATTGCCCTAAACGCTCAAACGGAATCAGATGAATTAATTAAAAACATGAAAAATAAAGTTAATAATCTATCAAATAAATTGAAAAATTCTAAAAAACCTAGTGTATACTATGTAATTTCTTATGGTAAATCTGGAGACTTTACTGCAACTGGTGATACCTTTATAAGTGAACTAATATCTATAGCGTCAGGAAATAATATTGCTAAAGACTCTAAAGGATGGAACTATTCAAAGGAACAGTTATTAGCAAAAGATCCTGATATAATAATTGTTTCTAAATATATGAATACTAAAAAGGGATTTATGAATGATCCTGCTTATAAATCTCTTAAGGCAGTAAAAGAAAATAAAGTTTTTGAAATAGATAATAATAACCTAGATATACCAGGTCCGAGACTAACTAATGGCCTAGAAGATCTTGTGAGGACTATACATCCAGAAATTTTTAAATAA
- a CDS encoding threonine/serine ThrE exporter family protein — protein MDHNKKEVSELINVACKMGQIILENGGETYRVEQTINIVCKTYNYENTESFVTPTGIMISITDENDETTSLIKRINSRTVNLNKVSIINDLSRRVGNEKIPISKLKIMLKEIDNAPNYTRHTAAFFTALASGAFCVLFGGGLRDFFVSFVVGFFLNYLGIYLTKIEVNTFFINAFSGFLASIFAILAVKIGLGANEDKIIIGSIMLLLPGISITNAVRDIIAGDLVSGISRTIEAFLNAIAIALGTGVGFNFWMSLFGGF, from the coding sequence ATGGATCATAATAAAAAAGAAGTATCTGAACTAATAAATGTAGCCTGTAAAATGGGACAAATTATATTAGAAAACGGTGGAGAAACTTATAGAGTTGAACAAACTATTAATATAGTCTGTAAAACATATAATTATGAGAACACAGAAAGTTTTGTAACCCCAACAGGAATAATGATTTCCATTACAGATGAAAATGATGAAACAACTTCTTTAATTAAAAGAATAAACTCAAGAACAGTTAACCTAAATAAAGTATCTATAATAAATGATCTTTCAAGACGAGTAGGTAATGAGAAAATACCAATTTCTAAACTAAAAATTATGCTTAAAGAGATAGATAATGCACCAAATTACACAAGACACACAGCGGCCTTCTTTACTGCCCTAGCCTCTGGTGCATTTTGTGTTTTATTTGGAGGGGGTTTAAGAGACTTCTTTGTATCTTTTGTAGTAGGTTTCTTTTTAAACTATCTAGGTATCTATCTTACAAAAATTGAAGTTAATACATTTTTTATAAATGCTTTTTCAGGCTTTTTAGCCTCTATATTTGCTATATTAGCAGTTAAAATAGGTCTAGGTGCCAATGAAGATAAGATTATTATAGGATCTATTATGCTTCTTTTACCTGGTATATCTATAACTAACGCTGTAAGAGATATCATTGCTGGGGATTTAGTATCTGGAATATCTAGAACCATAGAAGCCTTTTTAAATGCTATTGCCATAGCCCTAGGTACAGGAGTAGGATTTAACTTTTGGATGTCACTTTTTGGGGGGTTTTAA
- a CDS encoding threonine/serine exporter family protein, translating into MIKLLLDLFYAFLGSLGFCVLFNIRGKSIFVASIGGALGWFVYELFPLLGMGSTNNAIFMATIAISIYSEIMARIFKQPVTVFVIASMIPLVPGSGMYYTTFEAVNGNVDRAVAYGLKTLYDAGAIAIGIILVSTVARILKQKKFINIKFFSFKKSKKVNNK; encoded by the coding sequence ATGATTAAGCTTTTACTAGATTTATTTTATGCTTTTCTTGGCTCTCTAGGCTTTTGTGTGCTTTTTAACATTAGAGGTAAGAGTATATTTGTAGCCTCAATTGGTGGAGCTTTAGGTTGGTTTGTATATGAACTTTTCCCTCTATTAGGCATGGGATCTACTAATAATGCTATTTTTATGGCTACCATAGCGATCAGTATATATTCTGAAATTATGGCTAGAATATTTAAACAACCGGTTACTGTATTTGTAATTGCATCTATGATACCATTAGTTCCTGGAAGTGGAATGTATTATACAACTTTCGAAGCAGTTAATGGCAATGTTGATCGCGCCGTAGCATATGGACTCAAGACCCTTTATGATGCAGGAGCAATTGCAATTGGAATAATTTTAGTTTCTACTGTAGCTAGAATTTTAAAGCAGAAAAAATTTATAAATATTAAATTTTTTTCTTTTAAAAAAAGCAAAAAAGTTAATAATAAATAA
- the pssA gene encoding CDP-diacylglycerol--serine O-phosphatidyltransferase, whose translation MSEKMRCFLPNIFTLGNLSCGVMSLLMTYEGNYKFASLFIILAALLDRYDGRIARALNVSSEIGKELDSLADLISFGVAPSLMVFSMNNFSSLGIIGYISLVIFPVAGAYRLAKYNISTFTGVFSGIPITCAGMIIAIYSLFNINKMLNTGFNICIVILLSYLMISKWEFKKI comes from the coding sequence ATGAGTGAAAAAATGAGGTGCTTTTTACCTAATATATTTACTTTAGGTAATCTATCTTGTGGGGTAATGTCTCTTTTAATGACGTATGAAGGAAATTATAAATTTGCAAGTCTATTTATTATACTTGCAGCTCTACTTGATAGATATGATGGAAGGATAGCCAGAGCATTAAATGTATCAAGTGAAATAGGGAAAGAGCTGGATTCTCTTGCAGACTTAATTTCTTTTGGAGTTGCACCATCTTTAATGGTGTTTAGCATGAATAATTTTAGTAGTTTAGGAATCATAGGGTATATTTCTTTAGTTATTTTTCCAGTTGCAGGCGCTTACAGATTAGCTAAGTATAATATTAGTACCTTTACAGGTGTATTCTCTGGCATACCAATAACTTGTGCAGGAATGATTATTGCTATATATTCTTTATTTAATATAAATAAAATGTTAAATACGGGGTTTAATATTTGTATAGTAATTTTACTTTCTTATTTGATGATTAGTAAATGGGAATTTAAAAAAATATAG
- a CDS encoding AbrB/MazE/SpoVT family DNA-binding domain-containing protein — MKSTGIVRKIDELGRIVIPIELRRTLDIEIKDSLEIFVEGEHIILKKYNPSCIFCGDARDVINYKSKNICKSCLSELKND; from the coding sequence ATGAAATCAACAGGTATAGTTAGAAAAATTGATGAATTAGGTAGAATAGTAATTCCAATAGAATTGAGAAGAACTTTAGATATCGAAATTAAGGATTCTCTTGAGATATTCGTAGAAGGTGAGCATATAATACTAAAAAAATATAACCCTTCATGTATATTCTGTGGAGATGCAAGAGACGTTATAAACTATAAGAGCAAAAATATTTGTAAGTCTTGTTTATCAGAATTAAAAAATGACTAA